From Pseudomonas sp. FP2335, the proteins below share one genomic window:
- a CDS encoding LysR substrate-binding domain-containing protein: MISKRLTPSMTALQCFEAAARHLSFTRAAEELHLTQSAVSKQVAQLEEMLCHNLFERVRQRLYLSPAGSLYLAEVRKILTQVDISSRYILTYGGETEVLRIATQPTFGDRWLVPKLKDFAARHPNIHLDVRNELEPFDVLQAKADIAFFFGQGSWPGATCIELFREAVVPVCAPGFVAEGSDASSRHTLLQCTSRPEAWHEWFLEQGLHSQNSYHGPRFDTFYMCIRAAQSGYGVALVPQYLVAEELANGSLMIAWQYAMPSAGAHFIAHAEHAGEIPKVKAFLSWIVEVAKQRAPTG; the protein is encoded by the coding sequence ATGATTTCAAAACGCTTGACCCCCTCGATGACCGCCCTGCAGTGCTTCGAAGCCGCTGCCCGCCACCTGAGTTTCACCCGCGCCGCCGAAGAGCTGCACCTGACCCAGAGTGCCGTGAGCAAGCAAGTGGCGCAGTTGGAGGAAATGCTCTGCCACAACCTCTTCGAACGGGTGCGCCAGCGCTTGTACCTGTCGCCGGCGGGCTCGCTGTACCTGGCCGAAGTGCGCAAGATCCTCACGCAGGTGGACATTTCCAGCCGCTACATCCTCACCTACGGTGGCGAGACCGAAGTGCTGCGCATCGCCACCCAACCGACCTTCGGTGACCGCTGGCTGGTGCCCAAGCTCAAGGACTTCGCGGCGCGCCACCCCAATATCCACCTCGACGTGCGCAACGAACTGGAACCCTTCGATGTGCTGCAGGCCAAGGCCGACATCGCGTTTTTCTTCGGCCAGGGCTCGTGGCCGGGGGCGACCTGCATCGAGTTGTTTCGTGAAGCGGTGGTACCGGTGTGTGCACCGGGGTTCGTCGCCGAGGGCAGCGACGCCTCGTCGCGCCATACCTTGCTGCAATGCACCTCGCGCCCGGAGGCCTGGCACGAATGGTTCCTGGAACAGGGCCTGCACTCGCAGAACAGCTACCACGGGCCGCGTTTCGACACCTTCTACATGTGCATCCGTGCCGCGCAGTCGGGCTACGGCGTAGCGCTGGTGCCACAGTATCTGGTGGCCGAAGAGCTGGCCAATGGCAGTTTGATGATTGCGTGGCAGTACGCGATGCCCAGCGCTGGCGCGCACTTTATCGCCCACGCCGAACATGCCGGGGAGATTCCCAAGGTAAAGGCCTTTCTCAGCTGGATAGTCGAGGTAGCAAAGCAACGTGCTCCAACTGGATAG
- a CDS encoding sensor histidine kinase, which yields MSRQKTLRAGPQTFAPHASPATPVLELSPLEQERRRISHELHDQPLQTLAWAQLRLAELNRHEGSAHIRPMIEDIRRLIRDVSQQLRQVIDGLVRPPAGGLRLDDALRTSVREMHQRFTGSPSILLNLQGPRLPLAPPLMAAVLRAVQELLANLRKHSEASQAFLSSSCLQRCVEVVLADCGRGFDPTLIDPSRGLASIRQRLEAVGARLMIDSRPGFGTCARVVIPVAPAHHRRFRVPAP from the coding sequence ATGTCACGTCAAAAAACCCTGCGTGCCGGGCCACAGACCTTTGCCCCGCACGCCTCGCCAGCAACGCCTGTGCTTGAACTGTCGCCGCTTGAACAAGAGCGCCGACGCATTTCCCACGAACTGCACGACCAACCGCTGCAAACCCTGGCATGGGCGCAACTGCGCCTGGCGGAGTTGAATCGCCACGAGGGCAGCGCCCATATCCGACCGATGATCGAGGACATACGGCGCCTGATTCGTGACGTGAGCCAACAACTGCGCCAAGTGATCGACGGCCTGGTGCGCCCCCCCGCGGGCGGCTTGCGCCTGGATGATGCGCTGCGTACCAGCGTGCGCGAAATGCACCAGCGTTTCACCGGTTCGCCATCGATTCTGCTCAACCTTCAGGGGCCACGCCTGCCGCTTGCGCCACCGCTGATGGCCGCCGTGTTGCGTGCCGTCCAGGAGTTGCTGGCCAACCTGCGCAAACACAGCGAGGCGAGCCAGGCGTTCCTGAGTTCTTCGTGCCTTCAGCGCTGCGTTGAAGTGGTGCTGGCCGATTGTGGCCGTGGCTTTGACCCGACGCTGATAGACCCCTCCCGCGGCTTGGCGAGCATCCGCCAACGCCTGGAAGCGGTCGGTGCCAGGCTAATGATCGACTCGCGCCCTGGCTTTGGCACATGCGCCCGTGTGGTGATCCCAGTGGCCCCAGCACATCACCGGCGTTTCAGGGTACCTGCGCCGTGA
- a CDS encoding response regulator transcription factor — translation MSGAPLRVLLVDDHQLFRQGLAALLAAEADMHVVGQAENGLQALAQIDLLRPELVVLDMEMPLLNGIDTLLRARQAYPAARCLCVSAHGELRKIALALESGACGYLLKDCAAEELLKALRSVAGGRIYLSPEVATEMVAHQHPSQRTGVAGAPLSPREKQILQLLVEGCTTRVIAERMHISSKTVSTHREHIMSKLNVKGIAQLTRYALREGLV, via the coding sequence GTGAGCGGCGCCCCATTGCGGGTGCTGCTGGTTGACGATCACCAACTGTTTCGCCAGGGCCTGGCCGCCTTGCTCGCCGCCGAGGCGGACATGCACGTTGTCGGCCAGGCAGAAAATGGCCTGCAGGCGTTGGCGCAGATTGACCTGCTGCGCCCCGAGTTGGTGGTGCTGGATATGGAGATGCCGCTGCTCAACGGTATCGACACGTTGCTTCGCGCCCGCCAGGCCTACCCCGCGGCACGTTGTCTGTGCGTTTCCGCCCATGGTGAACTGCGCAAGATTGCCCTGGCGCTGGAGTCGGGGGCCTGCGGTTACCTGCTCAAGGACTGCGCCGCCGAAGAACTGCTCAAGGCCTTGCGCAGTGTGGCCGGCGGGCGCATCTACCTGTCACCGGAGGTGGCCACCGAGATGGTCGCCCATCAACACCCCAGCCAACGCACCGGGGTCGCTGGAGCCCCCTTGAGCCCGCGCGAAAAACAGATCCTGCAGTTGCTGGTGGAAGGCTGCACCACGCGGGTGATTGCCGAACGCATGCACATCAGCAGCAAGACCGTGAGCACCCACCGCGAGCACATCATGAGCAAGCTCAACGTCAAAGGCATCGCCCAACTGACCCGTTATGCGCTACGCGAAGGCCTGGTCTGA
- a CDS encoding helix-turn-helix transcriptional regulator produces MNTGALTAREQAVLRLISMGMDCQAVALHLAISPLTARKHRSNILAKTGLKSAVQLATFAVEWEFHPGRRRLALAPPLTRREREIAEYIAAGQTSKQIAKNLGISDLTVRKHRENLYRKLGIQRMAQLVLYCLQHPL; encoded by the coding sequence TTGAATACGGGTGCCCTGACGGCCCGCGAACAAGCGGTATTGCGATTGATCAGCATGGGCATGGATTGCCAGGCGGTAGCCCTGCACCTGGCCATCAGCCCACTGACCGCGCGTAAACACCGCAGCAATATCCTGGCGAAAACCGGGCTCAAGTCTGCGGTTCAACTCGCCACCTTTGCCGTCGAATGGGAATTCCACCCCGGCCGTCGGCGGCTGGCCCTTGCACCACCGTTGACACGCCGTGAACGGGAAATTGCCGAATACATCGCCGCCGGGCAAACCAGCAAGCAAATTGCAAAAAACCTCGGCATCAGTGACCTCACCGTGCGCAAACACCGGGAAAACCTCTACCGTAAACTCGGCATCCAGCGCATGGCGCAACTGGTCCTCTACTGCCTGCAACACCCGCTCTAG
- a CDS encoding ATP-binding protein translates to MKPDDFEKLLANCADEPIRFPGAIQPHGVLLTLSEPGLEIIQVSANIGTLFGHAPEALLGQPLHTLIGSEQAQAVAAMAANNTFFDAPPLHVTFNGAEFEGLLHRHQNVLVLEFEPLLRDFHPRALNGRTSDLGKMLQRLQSAKTLQALYEISVNEIQAMTGYDRVLIYRFEEEGHGQVIAEASAPSMELFNGLFFPASDIPEQARELYRTNWLRIIPNAAYEPVPLLPKLRPDTGQPLDLSFATLRSVSPIHCQYMQNMGVLSSMSISLMKGDKLWGLISCGNRAPLLVPNDLRTACQTIGQVLSLQISAMEALDLNRQREEKVEALALLDQAMKASHENVFDGLAQQAQVLMNLTLSGGVAIIEDKQLHRYGNCPEPGQIRALHKWLQQGGEPVFSSHNLASVYPPAVDFQQVASGVLAMSLPKPVDNGVLWFRPEVKENINWSGDPKKPLALENSDAGLRLRPRTSFEIWKVEMAGISTKWSHGDRFAANDLRRSALENDLARQVLREQQAVRARDELVAVVSHDLRNPMTVISMLCGMMQKAFSSDGPHTSRRISSAIDTMQQAAGRMNVLLEDLLDTSKIEAGRYVVKPVSLDVSQIFEEAYSLLAPLAMEKGIDLSFNAEPGLQINADPERLFQVLSNLIGNAIKFTPRQGNIGISAMSNGEEIVFSVRDSGEGIAPEQLPHVFDRYWTKTENNPTGSGLGLYITQGIIQAHGGKIVAESEVGRGSEFRFTVPKVLGDSHT, encoded by the coding sequence ATGAAACCCGACGATTTTGAAAAGCTGCTTGCCAACTGTGCCGACGAGCCCATTCGTTTCCCGGGGGCGATCCAGCCCCACGGCGTGCTGCTGACCTTGTCCGAACCGGGCCTGGAAATCATCCAGGTCAGCGCCAACATCGGCACTTTGTTCGGCCATGCGCCCGAGGCGCTGCTGGGCCAGCCGCTGCACACGCTGATTGGCAGCGAGCAAGCCCAGGCTGTTGCAGCCATGGCCGCAAACAACACGTTTTTCGATGCGCCACCGCTGCACGTCACGTTCAACGGTGCGGAATTCGAGGGCTTGTTGCATCGCCATCAGAACGTGTTGGTGCTGGAGTTCGAACCGCTGCTCAGGGATTTCCACCCACGGGCGCTGAACGGTCGCACCAGTGACCTGGGCAAGATGCTGCAGCGTTTGCAGTCGGCGAAAACCCTGCAGGCGCTGTACGAAATCAGCGTGAATGAAATTCAGGCCATGACCGGTTACGACCGTGTGCTGATCTACCGTTTCGAAGAAGAAGGCCATGGCCAGGTCATCGCCGAAGCATCAGCGCCGTCCATGGAGCTTTTCAACGGGTTGTTCTTCCCCGCGTCCGACATCCCAGAGCAGGCCCGTGAGCTGTATCGCACCAACTGGCTACGCATCATCCCGAACGCAGCCTACGAACCCGTGCCACTGCTGCCCAAGCTGCGCCCGGACACCGGCCAACCGCTGGATCTGAGCTTCGCCACCCTGCGCAGCGTGTCGCCGATTCACTGCCAATACATGCAGAACATGGGTGTGTTGTCGTCCATGAGCATCTCGCTGATGAAGGGCGACAAGCTCTGGGGCCTGATCAGTTGCGGCAACCGCGCGCCGCTGCTGGTGCCGAACGACCTGCGCACCGCCTGCCAGACCATCGGCCAGGTGCTGTCGTTGCAGATCAGCGCCATGGAAGCCCTCGACCTGAACCGCCAACGCGAAGAAAAGGTCGAGGCCCTGGCCCTGCTGGATCAAGCGATGAAGGCGTCCCACGAAAACGTCTTCGACGGCCTGGCCCAGCAAGCCCAGGTGCTGATGAACCTGACCCTGTCCGGCGGCGTGGCGATCATCGAAGACAAGCAACTGCACCGCTACGGCAATTGCCCGGAACCGGGGCAGATCCGTGCGCTGCACAAGTGGCTGCAACAAGGCGGCGAGCCGGTGTTTTCCAGCCACAACCTGGCCTCGGTGTACCCACCGGCCGTCGACTTCCAACAAGTCGCCAGCGGCGTGTTGGCCATGAGCCTGCCCAAGCCGGTGGACAACGGCGTGCTGTGGTTCCGCCCGGAAGTGAAAGAGAACATCAATTGGAGTGGCGACCCGAAAAAGCCGCTGGCCCTGGAAAACTCCGACGCAGGCCTGCGCCTTCGCCCACGCACCTCGTTTGAAATCTGGAAAGTGGAAATGGCCGGCATCTCCACCAAATGGAGCCATGGCGACCGCTTCGCCGCCAACGACCTGCGCCGGTCCGCCCTGGAAAACGACCTGGCGCGCCAGGTGCTGCGCGAGCAACAAGCGGTGCGCGCACGTGATGAACTGGTGGCGGTGGTGTCCCACGACCTGCGCAACCCGATGACTGTCATCTCGATGCTCTGCGGCATGATGCAAAAGGCCTTCAGCTCCGATGGCCCACACACCTCGCGGCGGATTTCCTCGGCCATCGACACCATGCAACAGGCCGCCGGGCGCATGAACGTGTTGCTGGAGGACCTGCTCGACACCTCTAAAATCGAGGCCGGGCGTTATGTGGTCAAGCCGGTGTCGCTGGACGTCAGCCAGATCTTTGAGGAGGCCTATTCGCTGCTGGCGCCGCTGGCGATGGAGAAAGGCATCGACCTGTCGTTCAATGCCGAGCCCGGCCTGCAGATCAATGCGGACCCGGAGCGCCTGTTCCAGGTGCTGTCGAACCTGATCGGCAATGCCATCAAGTTCACCCCGCGCCAGGGCAATATCGGTATCAGCGCCATGAGCAACGGTGAAGAGATCGTGTTTTCGGTACGTGACAGCGGTGAAGGCATTGCGCCGGAGCAACTGCCCCACGTGTTTGATCGCTATTGGACAAAGACTGAAAACAATCCCACCGGCAGCGGGCTGGGGCTGTACATCACCCAAGGCATCATCCAGGCCCACGGCGGCAAAATTGTTGCTGAAAGCGAGGTGGGGCGTGGCAGCGAGTTCCGCTTTACGGTGCCCAAGGTACTTGGCGATTCGCATACCTGA
- a CDS encoding aspartate aminotransferase family protein: protein MSRETISQSISIVHPISLSHGRNAEVWDTTGKRYIDFVGGIGVLNLGHCHPGVVAAIREQATKLTHYAFNAAPHAPYIELMTRLSAFIPVDYPVSGMLTNSGAEAAENALKIVRGATGRTAVIAFDGAFHGRTLATLNLNGKVAPYKQKVGVLPGPVYHLPYPSPDNDVSCAEALKAMDRLFSVEIDVNDVACFIIEPVQGEGGFLALDSEFAQALRQFCDEKNILLIADEIQSGFGRTGQRFAFSRLGIEPDLILLGKSIAGGVPLGAVVGRKALLDNLPKGGLGGTYSGNPIACAAALATLDAMSDAHLNTWGAQQEEAIVSRYNAWRAQGLSPYLGRLTGVGAMRGIELAHADGTPAPQQLTQLLGLARDSGLLLMPSGKSRHIIRLLAPLTIEPAVLEEGLDILQRCLAQLV from the coding sequence ATGAGCCGCGAAACCATCAGCCAGTCGATTTCCATCGTTCACCCCATCAGCCTCAGCCACGGCAGGAACGCCGAGGTCTGGGACACCACGGGCAAACGGTATATCGATTTTGTCGGCGGCATCGGCGTACTCAACCTCGGCCATTGCCACCCCGGTGTGGTCGCAGCGATTCGCGAACAGGCGACAAAGTTGACCCACTACGCGTTCAACGCCGCGCCCCACGCGCCCTACATTGAACTGATGACGCGTCTGAGCGCGTTTATCCCAGTGGATTACCCGGTCAGCGGCATGCTCACCAACAGTGGCGCGGAAGCTGCGGAAAACGCCTTGAAGATCGTGCGCGGCGCCACTGGCCGCACGGCGGTGATCGCGTTTGACGGCGCGTTCCACGGCCGTACCCTGGCCACGCTCAACCTCAATGGCAAGGTAGCGCCCTACAAGCAAAAGGTCGGCGTACTACCCGGCCCTGTGTACCACTTGCCTTATCCAAGCCCCGATAACGACGTGTCCTGCGCCGAGGCCTTGAAGGCCATGGACCGCCTGTTCAGCGTGGAAATCGACGTCAACGACGTAGCCTGCTTCATCATCGAGCCGGTGCAGGGCGAAGGCGGTTTCCTGGCCCTGGACAGTGAGTTCGCCCAAGCCTTGCGGCAGTTTTGCGATGAAAAGAACATCCTGCTGATCGCCGATGAAATCCAGTCCGGCTTCGGCCGCACCGGCCAGCGCTTCGCCTTTTCGCGCCTGGGTATTGAGCCGGACCTGATCCTGCTGGGCAAAAGCATCGCCGGTGGCGTACCGCTGGGTGCGGTGGTCGGGCGCAAGGCGCTGCTCGACAACCTGCCCAAAGGCGGATTGGGCGGCACCTATTCCGGCAACCCGATTGCCTGCGCAGCAGCGTTGGCCACGCTGGATGCGATGAGCGATGCGCACTTGAACACATGGGGCGCGCAGCAGGAAGAAGCCATCGTCAGCCGCTACAACGCCTGGCGTGCACAAGGCCTGTCGCCCTACCTCGGCCGCCTGACCGGCGTCGGCGCCATGCGCGGCATCGAGTTGGCCCACGCCGACGGCACGCCAGCGCCCCAGCAACTCACGCAATTGCTCGGTCTGGCGCGGGATTCAGGCTTGCTGCTGATGCCCAGCGGCAAGTCGCGGCACATCATCCGCTTGCTCGCACCGCTGACGATCGAGCCTGCGGTGCTGGAGGAAGGCCTGGATATTTTGCAGCGCTGCCTGGCGCAGTTGGTCTGA
- a CDS encoding alkaline phosphatase D family protein yields the protein MRQPAVLAGPLLRRLEPHRLVFWLVGSRELALTLKLHVAGQARLVTLDQGQCQVVPVGRHAFIHLIDVPLDDALPEDVEIGYDLLIDGHGIADWAPHLLYANAHGPTFVLHSRIRQLVHGSCRKPHHRADEGLLCVDRLLAGAATPTERPALLMMSGDQIYADDVAGPMLRAIHALVERLGLFDESLEGAVVDDSASLYGHRASYYHRADLLPALESNETLRERFFGGAKKPIFTSSTADNHLVTFAEVIAMYLLVWSPTPWTLIAPQPPQLSADEQRRYAREQVQIERFRDGLPGVARVFAHLSTLMIFDDHDITDDWNLSAQWEETAYGHPFSKRIIGNALLAYLLCQGWGNQPQVFGDLLSQTQTLTAHALDNCLDATKQDELLETLLTFQHWHYVLPTTPALVVLDTRTRRWRSEFTLKQPSGLLDWEALSELQQALLDHPSAIIVSPAPIFGVKLIETVQKVFSWCGYPLLVDAENWMAHRGAAQVILNIFRHSRTPGNYVILSGDVHYSFVYEVLIRHRNAGPKIWQITSSGIKNEFPPRLLEWFDRLNRWLYSPRSPLNWFTRRRTMQVVPHIPEHAEAGERLWNSAGIGQVFFNEQGQPEAIYQHNADGTPQTRMVAPQ from the coding sequence ATGCGTCAACCTGCTGTCCTCGCTGGCCCGCTTCTACGGCGGCTGGAACCCCACCGCCTGGTGTTCTGGCTGGTGGGCAGTCGTGAACTGGCGCTGACCCTCAAACTGCACGTTGCCGGGCAGGCCCGTCTGGTCACCCTGGACCAGGGCCAGTGCCAGGTCGTGCCGGTCGGGCGCCACGCGTTCATCCACCTGATCGACGTGCCGCTGGATGACGCGCTGCCCGAGGATGTAGAGATTGGTTATGACCTGCTGATCGACGGTCACGGCATCGCCGATTGGGCGCCGCACCTGCTCTATGCCAATGCCCACGGCCCGACGTTCGTGTTGCACAGTCGCATCCGGCAACTGGTGCACGGCTCCTGCCGCAAACCCCATCACCGTGCCGACGAAGGCTTGTTGTGTGTCGACCGCCTGCTGGCGGGTGCAGCCACCCCGACAGAACGTCCGGCCTTGCTGATGATGAGCGGCGACCAGATCTACGCAGACGATGTCGCCGGGCCGATGCTGCGGGCGATTCATGCCTTGGTCGAGCGCCTGGGCCTGTTCGACGAATCCCTTGAAGGTGCGGTGGTGGACGACAGCGCCAGCCTCTATGGGCATCGCGCCAGCTATTACCATCGTGCCGACCTGCTGCCCGCGCTGGAGAGCAACGAAACCCTGCGCGAACGCTTTTTTGGTGGGGCGAAGAAACCGATTTTCACCAGCAGCACCGCCGACAATCACTTGGTGACCTTTGCCGAAGTGATCGCGATGTACCTGCTGGTATGGTCGCCCACGCCGTGGACACTGATCGCGCCGCAACCGCCGCAGTTGAGTGCGGACGAACAACGGCGGTACGCCCGGGAACAGGTGCAGATCGAACGGTTCCGCGATGGCCTGCCGGGTGTCGCGCGGGTGTTTGCGCACCTGTCCACACTGATGATCTTTGACGACCATGACATCACCGACGACTGGAACCTCAGCGCCCAATGGGAAGAAACCGCCTACGGCCACCCGTTTTCCAAACGCATCATCGGCAACGCGCTGCTCGCCTATCTGCTCTGTCAGGGATGGGGTAACCAGCCGCAGGTGTTCGGTGATCTGCTGAGCCAGACCCAAACGCTCACCGCCCACGCCCTGGACAATTGTCTCGATGCGACCAAACAGGATGAATTGCTCGAAACCCTGCTGACATTCCAGCACTGGCACTACGTGCTGCCCACCACTCCGGCCCTGGTGGTGCTCGACACCCGCACCCGGCGCTGGCGCAGCGAGTTCACCCTCAAGCAACCCTCCGGCCTGCTGGACTGGGAAGCCTTGAGCGAACTGCAACAGGCACTGCTCGACCACCCCTCGGCCATCATCGTCTCGCCCGCACCGATCTTCGGCGTCAAGCTGATCGAAACCGTGCAAAAGGTCTTCAGCTGGTGCGGTTACCCGCTGCTGGTGGACGCGGAAAACTGGATGGCCCATCGCGGCGCCGCCCAGGTGATCCTCAATATCTTCCGTCACTCCCGCACGCCGGGTAACTACGTGATCCTCTCCGGCGACGTGCATTACTCGTTCGTCTACGAAGTGCTGATCCGCCACCGCAACGCCGGCCCGAAAATCTGGCAGATCACCAGCAGCGGCATCAAGAACGAATTCCCGCCGCGCCTGCTGGAATGGTTCGACCGCCTCAACCGCTGGCTCTACTCACCGCGCTCCCCGCTCAACTGGTTTACCCGTCGACGCACCATGCAAGTGGTGCCGCACATCCCCGAACACGCCGAAGCGGGCGAACGGCTATGGAATTCGGCAGGGATCGGCCAGGTGTTTTTCAACGAACAGGGCCAGCCTGAAGCAATCTACCAGCACAACGCCGATGGGACGCCGCAGACGCGGATGGTGGCGCCGCAGTAA
- a CDS encoding amino acid ABC transporter substrate-binding protein, producing the protein MTPFKTTLAALVAGAVLGLAGTAQAGVTLDAIQKKGFIQCGVSDGLPGFGVPDSNGKMTGIDVDVCHAVAAAVFGDASKVKFSQLTAKERFTALQSGEIDLISRNTTWTSSRDSGMGLVFTGVTYYDGIGFLVNNKLGVTSAKQLDGATVCIQAGTTTELNVSDYFRTHGLKYTPITFDTADESAKGLEAGRCDVLTTDQSGLYAQRIKMAHPDEFVVLPEIISKEPLGPLVRKGDDEWFSIVKWTLFAMLNAEEMGITSQNVEEQAKTTKNPDVARLLGVDGEYGKDLKLRKDWVVQIVKQVGNYGEVFERNIGQGSVLKIKRGLNALWNNGGIQYAPPVR; encoded by the coding sequence ATGACCCCATTCAAAACCACCTTGGCCGCACTTGTTGCCGGCGCTGTACTGGGCCTGGCCGGCACCGCCCAGGCGGGCGTGACCCTTGATGCGATCCAGAAGAAAGGCTTTATCCAGTGCGGTGTCAGCGACGGCTTGCCAGGCTTTGGTGTGCCGGACAGCAACGGCAAGATGACCGGCATCGATGTGGACGTGTGCCACGCCGTCGCGGCGGCGGTGTTTGGTGATGCGTCGAAAGTGAAGTTCAGCCAGTTGACCGCCAAGGAGCGTTTCACTGCGTTGCAGTCCGGCGAAATCGACCTGATCTCGCGCAACACCACCTGGACCAGTTCGCGGGATTCGGGCATGGGCCTGGTGTTCACCGGCGTGACCTACTACGACGGCATCGGCTTTCTGGTGAACAACAAGCTGGGCGTCACCAGCGCCAAGCAACTGGACGGCGCGACGGTGTGTATCCAGGCCGGCACCACCACCGAACTCAATGTCTCCGACTACTTTCGCACCCACGGCCTGAAGTACACGCCGATCACCTTCGACACCGCCGATGAAAGCGCCAAGGGCCTGGAAGCCGGCCGTTGCGACGTGCTGACCACCGACCAGTCGGGCCTGTACGCCCAGCGCATCAAGATGGCCCACCCGGACGAATTTGTGGTGCTGCCGGAAATCATCTCCAAGGAACCCCTGGGCCCGCTGGTGCGCAAGGGCGATGACGAGTGGTTCAGCATCGTCAAGTGGACCCTGTTTGCCATGCTCAATGCCGAGGAAATGGGCATCACCTCGCAGAACGTCGAAGAGCAGGCCAAGACCACCAAGAACCCGGATGTGGCGCGTTTGCTCGGCGTAGACGGTGAGTACGGCAAGGACCTGAAACTGCGCAAGGATTGGGTGGTGCAGATCGTCAAGCAGGTGGGCAACTACGGCGAGGTGTTTGAGCGCAACATTGGCCAGGGCAGCGTGCTGAAGATCAAGCGTGGGTTGAATGCGTTGTGGAACAACGGCGGGATTCAATACGCGCCGCCAGTCAGGTAG